The region GTCAATAATTGTTACTGATATTATAAATGGAACGTCCTTGCTGATCAAGCATGGCGTGATCTTTACCTCTGTCatattttacctctgccattattacctctgccattttgacctctgtcattttttacctctgccattttcacctctgccatttttacctctgccattattacctctgccattttcacctctgccattttcacctctgccatttttacccggcaccaaaaaatcatgatacCTATTCAAAGCTGATAAATCACCTGTTCGTCCATTGTAACGTCAATGCACATGCGCTTTACGATCTCATGAAGCGCGAAGAGCATCCAATGTGACGTCACATGCATAAaacccggggagcgtttcatcaacatttttgtccgacaagttgtcagatctgatatctttccttgattctgattggctgagaggtactgttactatggtaattgtcggataaaacagaacttgtcggacaaagtcccttcatgaaacgctccccagttcGTCTATTGTGACGTCAATGCACGTGCGCTTTACAATCTCATGAAGCGCGAAGAGCATCCAATGTGACGTCACATGCATGAAACTCGAAGCGCGTCACAGGTCACCCTGCACTGAAAACCAAAATTGGTCGCCAGACTAGTTTAAAGTTAGTCCAGATGGTGCCCACCTGGACTAGCTATAAGTTAGTCTGCTTTACTGGACTAGCATGATGGACTAGTTTTGCTTAGTCCATCTTGCTAGACTAGCCTTTCATTAGTCGGTTGACTAGCATGTTCCTAGTCAAGCGACCAGTTTAACGTTAGTCATGCAAGCCTGACTAGTTTGATGCTAGTCCAGCGACTAGTTATTGGTTAGTCCAGCGAGCTGGACTAACATACAGCTAGTCGCTCGACTAGTTATTGACTAGTTTTAAGTTGGTCCAAATGGTGCCCACTTGGACTAACTTCAAGTTAGTCTTGCTGCTGGACTAACATGATGTTAGTCCACCAAGCTGGACTAGGTTGCTGAACTAGCATGTTTCGGTGCGTCAAGCTGGACTAGGTTGCATTACTAGCATGACGGACTAACTTGACGGACTAGCCATGAATGATCCAGAAAACCTAGCCGCGCCTTCAGACGTTCCCACCACGTTGCTAGACATCgctaaaataagaatgaaaatattttcgaggaacaaaataagaaatcaagaaaatttgtaaatttatttacaGTAACAATACAGTTTTATTATccaaatatcatatatttccaAGACATTAAAGTAATAtcacatcatcaaaataatggcATCCAGATGGGCTAGAGCATATaccatattttagacaaattatttcTCACTATTAAAGTAGAAAAAATACCTCCTTGACAGTATTAATTAATCAATGCATTCTTTACAataaattcttttgaatttgttatttgttcacaagaaaataatatcaacccCATATCATCTGACTGCCAATGAAATTAAACTTCCAAACATATATGCAAAATCTAACCTATTTACTTTTCCAAATGAAGATGTTCCTTCTAGATTTAAACATATATTATTAGGACGTGCAGTTTAATGCGCACTACATACTACGATTATTTGacgatttgtttttcttttaacaaGGTTATGTAAACCATCATATTCaaattctttctttcaatttaaataatgagattgaaaaaatctttacaaaatatatagcAAAAGATATCGTAGATTAAAAAAACACTGTAAAACGTAacagaggaaagaaataaataaagtattaaatactaaatattcaaaatcaatacACCGAGCATAGTTTGCATGTACATTAGTGGAATCCCCACTCTAGACAGGCGTAAACTTGAAAACATTAGAAAAGCGttaaaaatattgcatatttatatacattaaatacaatcattgcaaaaaaaaagtaaatcaaaatgaattcgaataaaaaatcaaataaaatttgtaaagttgtaattataatcattaattaGATTTCAGTCTCGATACAGGgaatatgtatattttgttgaaaaatatgGCAGTAGGAAAATGACTCAAAGGTTGATATTCAATTGAAGGacttcaaatatgaaaatatacatatgaaaaCTTTATTATTTCTGGAAGTTTACTTGCTTACTTTTGTTCGATGTGTTTCTGTAAACATGAGTTTTGTACATTGCAGTATGTTATCATGCTCCTCatgaaaatatcaacaaaataattttgatacaaATTCAAGGTATAGAAGGACAATTTTGGTTTTGTACTCGAGTGacagaattatgaaaaaatacataatacaaaTTAATAGTCAGATGAATTCCTTTGTGAAAAGGGTGATAAAATGCAGATAAAACAAATTACAGAATTTGGTATGTACAAACTGTTGCTgtccaaataaataaaaaagaactaaTGTTTTGCTCTGTAATGTCATAACACAAACATTTGCATTTGTTTATTACGCAAAAGGAAACCTTTTCAAACTTAGTCATATACCCAGAGCATCCCACAATAAACTTGGCGTCTGATTAAGAAAACACTATTTAGATTTGAATTTGTGAAAACCAACATTttataatacagatttaaaataaatctgatATTGTTTGGAATATCAGATTTatcttaaattattattattgtatggaATAAACCTTAACCAAAATTATTAGGACACTAGAGTGTTTGATTATACTAGATTTCAGCAATAAAGAATTAACACAAATAGATATAGAAGGTTAATTATCTTAACTCACTGCATGATTGATTTattgttaatgtaaatatggGCCGTGGACTGTTGTCTCCATCCTGAATATCTAATAAGATCTTTGCATAAATATGAGAGTCTTACTTAGGCAAGTGGGATATTGAAAATAGACGATATAAAACGAACAGATCGACATCGTGGCCTCTGACAGAAGGTCGAGCGATTTGGTGATTGTGAGGATTGTGTTCCGTGTCCGTCTGGAGGTGTAAGGGATTCAGTGACTGTTCAGATAAATGATATAACAGACGATGGCAATGACAATTAGAGTGATAGAAACAATTGGAAAATCAGAAAGATGAAATCGATATTATTCAGAGTTAGCAGCATGTGCTGGCGAGGAAGGCACCACTACGAAAATCATAGTaatagtatatacatgtatcttttttgtcataaaaaatCGCAATTGTCATATAGAAAGAGATGACCCCTGTATCTTACGTCATAATTACATGGACTATGAATAGTTTTCATACAGTCTGATACTTGTGCAGAAATCCCCTTAAAACAATTGCCTCATAGCTAGCTATCACATTATAAACATACCGAATCCTAAAGACTAATGTAACTAATGTTTCCATAAGAATGTGTTTATTAAAATTGAAGAGAACATGGGAGTTAGATGTTAAATGTGGAAGGAACTTCATCAGAAATTtcacaatgtttcatttttgttaaatcaTATCAATATTAAGGAAATGTGAAGGAAAGCAAAACATTACACATAGAAATTTAACTAACCTCAGTTCTGGTGACACAAAGAGATCATTAAATTTCCATGAACATGCTGAAGAAGTCATGTTGTTGCCAAGGATGGGTCCACTGCTTATGTCATTGCTTCTAGAATGCTTAACTGAAAAAGAAGAACAGATGttcaattattatattcattttatttctttttatcaatcGACGCAGAATATGTCAGGtacaataaacaataaaaaacatttcatgaCAACTCCTTTACACCATTAAGAACAACAGTGAAACATTGTTTTGTACAGTATCTTCAGTGGTATATGATGATGGTCAACTTGTCAGTAATTAATcatttataatgttttttttattctgcctattcttttaaaatgtaaatCGTTTGTAAGCAGCAGATAAGCATAGAAGTGCTTCCTCACCTTCTCTTCCTCCCAGACCTCTATCGTCTATAGATGATTGGTATGCTTCTTCTTGCCATTCCCAAATTTAATCGATGAGTTAGACGTTTTTGCGAACCCATTTTCAATGATCGGCATATGCgatatttctttattctgtAGACGACCCATCTCTGTAGATAActgtgtaaaagaaaaaaaatcatcatcatcgttttaCTACAGAATCAGTGCGTCTCATTGGGTTGTTGTTTCTTAtgtgataaacaaaataattaactaGCTCCTGCAGTTCGCCATCGTCATTTGTATAACATATAAACATTGATTTTATGCTTATGGGTCTTTTAAATCACTCGTGGGTTATGTAAAAAGGGATAAACCTATCGATTTTCATCTACTTGCATCAGttcatttatataattttataagCCACTTCTTCGTGAACATTTGCCTAATAATGGACATAGATTATTCTAAAAACTGCCTACAGTAGGctccaatttcaattttttttggtgagATTCTGAATAaagaatttttctttcctttccatAAGTGGTACAAGTATAAAAGTATCAAACCCAACACAATCCAACTGACAATGGGGGAACGCGTAAAACATTCCATTCAAAGACTGCTTTCCAAATACAAAGATCCAGCTAATggaaacttaataaaaattatataagCCTACCTAATATTCCAgatatcacaaataaaatataaaactaaTGATAGCTACTgaacaattataattattttcacaatACCATATCTAATCTTACAAAATTCAGAAAGAAACACAAAGAATTTCCTTTCCtacatgcatgtagaaaagacAACAATCTCAAATAACTTGGGCTACGAGTAtgtatgacatatttttgaaTTTCCTTCAAAAAAGATGCATTTCTGATACTTTAGTTAATTTCAAAAGTTCCACAAATCAATTTAATGCGTATTTGCTAGTGAAGAGTCAAAAAATATAACCGAAAACCCCCAGCCGAAGTTATCGGCACTATACTCTCCTATATAAGAATACGAAAATTCTCACACTCCTCTCACACACTTCACTTATAATTATTGGAAACACTTAACGGGCATGCAGTGACATATTTGTGCCGTTGCTGTGTGAAATATGCTCTTCGTCCTCTCCCAGATTTGTCTCTTTAGGATCATGCATGCATTATATCgattttaatctttaaaaaggaggaaaattgTACTTACTTTGAATTTTTCGATATGGTTCGACTGATTCTAGAAAACAGGCAAAAGATACAGGCTTTCAGTAGAAGAACTTCAGACTTGCTTCCCTGATCGTATCACACAGCGAAATGATGACCCAAAtgatgcattgtttgtgaaaGCGTTAATTTGAGCGGGCAATTTCCAACTGAAACAAAAGCTGGCTTAGGATTGGTCTTTGTATCCAAATAAGCAACTTCTTTGTAGTGCTCAGTGCTACTGCATGTTGACAGTAATGCATGTGTTTGCTTTTCGGGTTATTCAATGCACAGGCTCAGATTCCAGTTAGGCCTACCTGTAAACACTGATTGTGGGACATGGGTTAAATGTGCCTATAGGCAACCATCTTGAAAGAATCAGAACATTAATTGCATGTTGCTCATCTTTCAtccgatcttttttttttttttgctttcatgcACTTCATGAtaatcattgatttttgttagaACTTTCTTCATTATTCAACAGATGTCTTGAATCAAGATCCGTGTCGTACTTTGAGCCGCAGGTTATTCACTATAATCATGATTCTGTGAAAGTGCTAAAATACCTAATCTTttctaataaatatttttttaggcgTACTAATCATAATACATAAATTACAATAGAGGACAATGGTATATCCAAgagctttcttctttttttgtggtGGAGCCAAACATactttagtttaaaaaaaatgtaaaagctattttattttcagcatCTGACTTGCCTTGCCTCAAATTCGACAACCCAGGCTGGATTCACTATTAAGACAAGCAGGAAACCTTGCCTGACAACCTATCTCGATTTACATAACTCAAACTAGACTGTACTGCTTGACAAGCTAAAAGCTAGTCTGTCTAGATTGACAAGTCATAAACTAGTCCTCCCTGCTTGACAAGCCCGAAGCTAGTCAGTCTGGCTTGACAAGCTACAAGCTAGTCCGTCCTGTTTGACAAGCTAAATGCTAGTCTGTCTCGAATGACAAGCCTTGAACTAGTCAGTCCTGCTTGACAAGTCAGAAGCTAGTCAATCTGGCTTGACAAGTTACACGCTAGTTCGTCCTGTCTGACAAGCTTAAAGCTAGTCTGTCTCGATTGACAAGCGATAAACTAGTCCGTCTTGCTTGACAAACCAGAAGCTAGTCCGTCCCTAAACTAGTCCAGCACAGAAAAGGACATTAGTCGAGCAATTTCGACTAATTTCAAGCTAGTCCAGCAGGCCGAAAGCTTGTCTTAGAGGCTGGACTAGTTTAAAATGCAGGTTTTTCCTAGTCCAGCAGCCTCGACTAACATGCCAGACTAGTTAAAGCCTAGTCGAGCCTCCGCTGGACTAGTTTAGGTTTTCAGTGTGGGAACGCCTCTATTTTATCACAGTGATTATTGTAATAATCTTATCCGAGTTAACTTGCATTCAGCAGTTTCTCTGATAATTCTTTACATATCTTCGGTATTTTCCAAATCTTCATCATGGGATGTACAAATTCAAAAGTATGTCCTCTGCCGATGGGTTTGGAGGTGGCAACTTCACAAACTCGGCGTCAAAAACGTAATGGGAGATCATTGTTGAAGGCATTGAAAAAGGTGTTGTGCAGGAAGAATAAAGTAAGAAACACTCAAactttaaagggggggggggggtaaaaaagAACTTTAATGGCCAACCGTCTACAATGTTtggaataatatttttaaagtaaattccAATGTTGCAAGTGCTAAAAGTACTATTGAcatgattaaaatgatttttttgtacgAAGGTGATTGGAaaaaaggtaaattaaaaagggtCTGCCTACTATTTGATTACCGTCACAGACTCACAGTGGATGGAGAAAAcagaagggagagagagagagagagagatggggggatGGAAGGGGACTGAAAGAACTCATTGTATTGATTGTCTCGCAACCCAGTGGCTGACAAATTTGCAAGGGGGGTGTTTAAGGACGCACTATAGATACCGGTGGGGTGGGGGGGAGCTGGAAATTTGGGCTGATGCAATTTTTACCGGTGGGGTGGGGGGGAGCTGGAAATTTGGGCTGATgcaattttttcccctttcttcttTGAGTAAAGCTTTTTTTTCCTTAGTCCATTGAGACTAGATTTTTATTCCCCTTTCAGATGATTTTTACTTTGATGGTGAGtcaagttttttgtttgtttttgaaaaaaatccagcCCCCCTGTTTATTTAATGTTGCTTGTATGAAGAATACACACATTAGCATAATCATTTGCTAtattcataaatcaaaataaatgaattgaattgaattgaataatacTTATCAACAGGTGGCACCAATCAATTTCTGCGAcattgatgacgtcatcaaccagCCTTCGACATCATATCccagagaaaaaaatatcaactcTGAAGAATTCCTGGCTTATGGTatgtcatgaataaaatatgtaattaagaaaatatttgtaataaagataagattataattacaaaaaggCAGCGCCTTTAAAAGTGAAGAATCTTTAATCCGATAAGTTCTTCtcaaattatttaaatttttgaaggttcttcttttaatttcttcgtttttttataatttgcaATTCTCTGGTCTATCCTCTAaacattttccattttgatttccTGTTTTCATAGAACGATTCTTGGCCAGTACTCTTCTTGATGACAGCGATTCTGACTTCGATGACGATGACAACGTCGTCAAGCAAAAACAACCATCAATGTCATACCCACCAGGAAAGATCAAGAAGAGTTGTGACATCCTCGTCATTGGTAGGTCGCCTCTCTAAAGAGGAGTAACAAAATAACCATCGCTATTATGGAAGGAAGATATCCTTGCATGATTAAGATATGGTACAATATTAAGGgatagtgaaataaaaaaaaataactatttGAAATCTGGatgcgttgtggcccagtggattagtcttcgggctttgaaatagagggtcgtgggttcgaatcccagccatggcgtaatttccttcggcaagaaatttatccacattgtgccgcacttgacccaggtgaagtgaatgggtacccggtaggattcattccttgaacgctttagcgcctattaatatggcggctcagctacagccggggtaataatatgataccaagtatcgaagcacagttgagtatatgcacatagtaactgcgctatataaatggacatattattattattatataagcCCATGGATCTGGAAATTAAAGTGCCTactttttattttcctgattAAAATCTCgatgtaagaataataatattaaacacGATTTTGTTCTTCTTTGCTTTTCTCTGCAGATCATGGCGAAGACGAGGATAACTCGGCTCACATCACTCAAATCAAAACACGCCCTGGGGGTGTGGCTTTTGAAGTTGCGAATAACTTTGACCATATCACAGATGTGACAGACGTCAAAGTCAGCCGTGGGGGCGTGGCTTTCGAGATCACAGCAGACCAATCTCTTGCTCCCTCTGCAGAGGTTTTAGAGATGTCTCTCCCGAGTTCACCAATCACAACCGTGAGCTGCACACGTCACGCCAAGGAAGGCATTGCTTTTGAGATCGATTTCAGCGATAACGAGGAGCAGAACCAACAACTCAAGACGCTCAGCAAAGTGACGTCACTCATTGCCAAATATGGGTGGAGCGAGCATGACATCATCAAAGAAAGTGACGATGTATGGGTTGCCAACAAAGTTCTTGCAATGAATGTAAGTGGAGCGGGTGCAGATTCTGGAGAATTGATTTTTGTAAATTGAGTTTCATACATTACAGCAGAGATTCGTCAAAATTCGTTTTAAATTCATGTTAGTACTTACGAAAAAGCAAATAGGCCTACGTACAAATGTCGAAACATTTAATGCAagaatacttttaaaaaaatatctcaccaAGTGATATCGAGTAAaaaaatgtccttaaaatgtcggTATAAagataatatttgtttttgtttcttgcTGGTTTGTTTTAAGGACAATGCAAAGAGGAATGAGAAACGGTTGGCATCTCTGAGGAAGGCTGAGGAAGAGTTCGACCTGATGACAGCCACTATGACAGAGAGAGCCCTTGACAGCTTTCACTACTTCCTGGTAAAGGAGACGTGTACAGAACATAGTCTTCTTAGGAGAGCCCAGTTCAAGGCTTGGCAGAAGAAGATGATGCAGTAGATTGAGCAAGGAAGAATTTCTTGCACGACCAGGCTATACTAGATTGCAGTCAGCTAGCTATGCACCATGATTTCTCTTCTCTCTGGTATGCGCCACCTTCCCAGAACGgaatggaagaagaagatgTGGGATTCCCTTCAGCACTGAACATGGAACGACCTCAGGCGCAGAGGAGGGCATCCGGTGACATAGACCTGATAGTGTTCTTGACACTCTTGTCAAGAACACCATCTTCTTTGAAAGGTGGACTTTCAGACACGTTAGCCAAGTAATGAACGATAATCTGCATCCAAAAGGAAAAATCAATAAGCCAAATGCCCAAGATAGGCTTTCAGTGTACGGGAGAAGACGATGCAGTGGAATGATCAAAAAGATAAATTGACGGAGGTTGAGATGGATAAGGGTAGTGGTAGTTGGATGGATCAGAAAGCCACCATTGTTTCTTGAAGTCCTGGTGAAGGAAACAACCCCAACAAAGTCACATTGGGCGGGCTCATTGAAGGCCTGGCGGAAGAAGATGATGTTGAACACTGATCGAGGAAGATCTTTTTGTCGGTGAGATGGACGATTGAACAGACATGATCCCTTGCACACTGATGCACATTGTGGTGAAGGATAATTTCGCATATCAAAATCTCCTGATGCATGGCAAAAGAAGATGGTGCAGTAGACTGAGCTAAGGAACACCTTCTTGTGCCTTAGGTGGACATTGGACATCATAACAGCCAATTCTGATGAAGAAAAGACCAAAGTAACCTTCGGACATGTTCAGGGCTAACAAAAGCCATGGCAGAAAAGGACAATGGGAGATATAGTAGGCCGCTTTGAGACCCACTGcacaaaaaaatcacatttaatGTGACTGAGCGAGATTTGACAGCGGTATTCATGAAACTCGAAGCAAATTCATGTCGAATATCAGAAAAGTGTCTTACGGAATGAAGAGCATAAATtaaatcaagaaaagaaaatctgTTTTATGCCGTCTCCTTTTTTCTCATATAACTTCGGAACATCATTGAGCGCAAATCAAAATTGCGCAacaatgatggtggtagtgatgataatggtgaatattaataaatcatggtggcaatgatggtgatttaGAGGATGCTGTTGAAGTTGCCAATATGTATTAAcaggatccaggattttccaaaagggggggaacgaatttttcggaggaaaattttgccaacccctcaaaaaacaaaggtttcaaccacaaattaaggatatttcgtaccagaaaaaaaattgataaggaaaaaaaataaaaaggtcttCTATTTCAAAAGACAGGGCACACCTCGTTTTGAATGGCATTTTCAcattataaattttcattttgcttctcaaaaataaaactacgttttattccaaattgGGTAGCATACCAAATTATTGTAAGGTGTGCGGGGACCTTTACAGAGGCTATAAATAACCTTTGATCTTGTGGCAAGGGTGTGatatgagaatgatgatgatgatgatagtaaggTTCGTGAGTATGTTGGTGATAACATGGACAGGTCCATGGTCATTACGATGATGGTTGAGTGGGCTTTGCCTTGCTCTCCCACAAATGTAATGCGGGAAAAATTATTATGGAGATTGTATTTTTGgaaatgtcttcttttttttgggggggggcccTTCCATATATTTCTGGTACATCTGGATCTGCCCCTGTAGAGACTTATGGTGATGATAAGGCTAATCAGTGGTGTAATGTGCCAACACGATTAATGGGGCCGAAAATGGCGTTCGGGAGGAATTCCTCATTTAAAAAATCTTGCGAGCAAACAAAACAAGCAAGGGGGGATATTGACCTTTtctaaatgaaaatcaaatttcgTAAAAGAATTAATTTtacatattcagaaaatcatatttttttttctttcttttcaagtGCAAGGCccccttcttttctttgtcGTGGAACTTACTAAATAACAAAGTAAGTTGACaggaatattcatattttcattgcCAAACTTCTGTGTAAAAAAGTTATTACCTCGTCTCCTACTTGTcagaatttttcttttcctctaaaaacaagatTACGCAAGAATATAGAGATGGCGCTAGACTGCACCGCTTCAAGTGTATCACTGATCGACAAATTTTCACGATTTCTGAATGATCGCAAGAATAGCAAGGTGGTTCACGAACCACGAGTCTTGCCCGATTTCGCGTTCAATTATGCgatatgatcttttgaccccctagatgacctttgactttatcATCCTCAAGAACACAACAACCAAAAATCATTTGAACCGAGAATACACACAATTGATGCAGATACATAGAAATAAgtgcaagttgaacaaaaacttgaataaGGAAAGGACCGCTTAACCTTTTAACGTCTTATCATTGACCTTTTAACCCCTAGATCGCCTTTGACCCAACATCCTCAtgaacacacatgtggtattacccaaggatcattttAACCAACTGTGAtcaaaattgatgcagaaataggGAAATcggagcaagttgaacaaaaatttgaaaaaggaTGGACATGACCATGCACTTATCATTTTGACCTTTTAACTCCTAGAcaacctttgaccccatcatcctcatgCATAGGGTTACattaatttttagcattttcaAACAAACCAACAGGAAAAGTGATGGGAAGGTCTCTGCAGAACTTCGTTCAGGTATGGACCTACTTGGTCCATGGTTCAGGCAAGACTACAAAGAGTGGGCGAGCCGGTGGGCGAGACACCCACGGCATCTATACAAACTGAGGTCCATTTCATGAAGACTTGCAACTACTTTAAATTAACTATTATTGTAACTACCATAGTAACATGCCTAAGCAGCCAATTacaatcaaggattccataCAATTTACAGGTCTTTATATATGACACGGGCCCCAGATCATGTCGGCTAATGAGGAtatcttatgattttttttataactgccGGACGAAAATGGGTGGTTAAAAGTAAATTGCCAATAAAAGCATACGACGAAAAGGAGTGCTAGCCCTACAACCACTTGCCAAAATACACCCCCAcactccccccccctcaaaaaaaaatacctgccaattttggaattaaatagcACTCAATGttgaattaaattgtttttattcagacaagttatgaaaaaaatgcctGTCTCTGGAAAAACAACCGATAGTCTAAAAGAACTTATACGAGGTCGCTTCAGGGTTTCAAACTACTTAAAACTacacaaaataatacaatacaatacattaCAGTACAATTCAATACATAacaattttattaataaactttattaaaggacaagtccacacaaacaaaagttgatttgaataaaaagaaaaaagtccaactagcataacactaaaaatttcatcaaaatcggatgaaaaataatcaaagttatgacatttttaaatttcggTTGATTTCAGAACATAGTTATATGCACAGTCCAGTCGGTATggaaatgagggaactgatgacatcactcactcactatttgtttgtattttatcattatgaacTATGAAATATACTTACTTTCTCCTCATagtcctgtgaaacaaaattttattttccccgaacatatggaattaccattgttaagtattgttcagtcaagttggtccgtctaattcaaacaatataaaaacaaaagaaatagtgagtgagtgacatcatcgattctctcatttgcatatggctttattgtgcatataactattttgcgaaaaataattttttctggggtggacttgacctttaacaaactGAAGTACATTATTATAGATACGAAAGCATTTAATGCATTATCAGAAAATTAATCAAGAGGTTGAAGGAGAAGGCGAAGCATGCACTTGTGAAAATGAGTGGAAGCAAGAGGTTTTGAGACATGGAGAACCATCCAAT is a window of Lytechinus variegatus isolate NC3 chromosome 2, Lvar_3.0, whole genome shotgun sequence DNA encoding:
- the LOC121406786 gene encoding uncharacterized protein LOC121406786, with amino-acid sequence MGCTNSKVAPINFCDIDDVINQPSTSYPREKNINSEEFLAYERFLASTLLDDSDSDFDDDDNVVKQKQPSMSYPPGKIKKSCDILVIDHGEDEDNSAHITQIKTRPGGVAFEVANNFDHITDVTDVKVSRGGVAFEITADQSLAPSAEVLEMSLPSSPITTVSCTRHAKEGIAFEIDFSDNEEQNQQLKTLSKVTSLIAKYGWSEHDIIKESDDVWVANKVLAMNDNAKRNEKRLASLRKAEEEFDLMTATMTERALDSFHYFLVKETCTEHSLLRRAQFKAWQKKMMQ